The Thermodesulfovibrionales bacterium genome has a segment encoding these proteins:
- a CDS encoding RsmE family RNA methyltransferase: protein QCGRSAVPVIQDVISCRDLFTRSSPHASRLDKTFGLIFWEEGGNPLPECCSREDTSSSLVIAIGPEGGFTGEEIAMAVAGGFSVASLGRRILRAETAAIAATALVQFLYGDLGGKPSPRKAE from the coding sequence GCAGTGCGGGAGGAGCGCCGTCCCCGTCATCCAGGACGTAATCTCCTGTAGGGATCTCTTCACACGAAGCTCGCCGCATGCATCCCGCCTGGATAAGACCTTCGGCCTGATATTCTGGGAAGAAGGAGGAAACCCCTTACCGGAGTGCTGCTCGCGGGAAGATACCTCCTCATCGCTCGTAATCGCCATCGGTCCCGAAGGCGGTTTCACCGGAGAGGAGATTGCCATGGCAGTGGCCGGCGGGTTCAGCGTCGCGTCCCTCGGAAGACGGATCCTCCGTGCGGAAACAGCGGCGATCGCCGCTACAGCGCTCGTTCAATTTTTGTACGGTGACCTGGGAGGAAAGCCTTCTCCCCGAAAAGCCGAATGA